In one Lolium rigidum isolate FL_2022 chromosome 3, APGP_CSIRO_Lrig_0.1, whole genome shotgun sequence genomic region, the following are encoded:
- the LOC124694687 gene encoding peroxidase 44-like, giving the protein MDACRLLLLLLGFLAAVAPLASAQLSPEFYKDSCPDAEKIVAAVIEKKLKEDPGTAAGLLRLIFHDCFANGCDASILIDPLSNQSAEKEAGPNISVRGFEVIDEAKKELEAKCPNTVSCADIVVLSARDSIHLAGGPAYKVQMGRRDSLVSNREEADNNLPGPDIPVPKLVSEFVSRGFTAEEMVVLLAGGHSIGKVRCIFIEPDATPMDTGYQASISKLCDGPNRDTGFVNMDEHNPDSIDGTYFANVIAKKMPLTIDRLLGIDSKTTPIIKDMLNKPDDFLPSFAKAMEKLSELKVITGKDGEIRKTCSEFNNPMPATGGSVIRISSANPEDLEGLSSGGKEVSGIVSQGSKDPLPEAKVVDGHRKKVAGRHHKLRGDSS; this is encoded by the exons ATGGACGCctgtcgcctcctcctcctcctcctcggcttcctcgccgccgtcgcgcccCTGGCCTCCGCCCAGCTCTCCCCCGAGTTCTACAAGGACTCCTGCCCGGACGCCGAGAAGATCGTCGCCGCCGTCATCGAGAAGAAGCTCAAGGAAGACCCCGgcaccgccgccggcctcctccgtcTCATCTTCCACGACTGCTTCGCCAAT GGCTGCGACGCGTCCATCCTGATCGACCCTCTCTCCAACCAAAgcgcggagaaggaggccgggcccAACATCTCGGTGCGCGGCTTCGAGGTCATCGACGAGGCCAAGAAGGAGCTGGAGGCCAAGTGCCCCAACACcgtctcctgcgccgacatcGTCGTCCTCAGCGCCCGCGACTCCATCCACCTCGCCGGCGGCCCCGCCTACAAGGTGCAAATGGGCCGCCGCGACTCGCTCGTCTCCAACCGCGAGGAGGCCGACAACAACCTGCCCGGCCCGGACATCCCCGTCCCCAAGCTCGTGTCCGAGTTCGTCTCCAGGGGCTTCACTGCCGAGGAGATGGTGGTGCTCCTCGCCGGAGGCCACAGCATCGGCAAGGTCAGGTGCATCTTCATCGAGCCCGACGCCACGCCCATGGACACGGGCTACCAGGCCAGCATCAGCAAGCTCTGCGACGGGCCCAACCGGGACACGGGATTCGTCAACATGGACGAGCACAACCCCGACTCCATCGACGGCACCTACTTCGCCAACGTCATCGCCAAGAAGATGCCGCTCACCATCGACCGTCTCCTGGGGATCGACTCCAAGACCACGCCCATCATCAAGGACATGCTCAACAAGCCCGACGACTTCCTGCCCTCCTTCGCCAAGGCCATGGAGAAGCTCAGCGAGCTCAAGGTCATCACCGGCAAGGACGGGGAGATCAGAAAGACATGCTCCGAGTTCAACAACCCCATGCCCGCCACCGGGGGCTCGGTCATACGGATCAGCTCCGCCAACCCCGAGGACCTCGAGGGGTTGTCCTCCGGAGGGAAGGAGGTGTCCGGCATCGTCTCGCAGGGCTCCAAGGACCCCCTGCCGGAGGCCAAGGTCGTCGACGGGCACCGCAAGAAGGTGGCCGGCAGGCACCACAAGCTCCGCGGAGACAGCTCCTAG
- the LOC124701446 gene encoding transcription factor-like protein DPB has protein sequence MVSGMSHRPDDDASGVPHQPSGAGTPLATPPPSHSASTSGGSAGSPSRSDHNGPSSTVAGTDPLPAAAAATAYTPASDGTTSLRLNNLDINGDDAPSSQPPVSIIKKKKRRAASIGPDKGGRGLRQFSMKVCEKVESKGRTTYNEVADELVAEFSDPNNNIEAPDPDNPNAQQYDEKNIRRRVYDALNVLMAMEIISKDKKQIQWKGLPRTSVNDIEELQTELVGLKGRIEKKSAYLQELQDQYLGMQNLVLRNEELYGSGTTPSGGVALPFILIQTRPHAMVEVEISEDMQLVHFDFNSTPFELHDDSYVIKALNSSGKEQNHVTPEPRSNGCEGSSMPDIYRNHVQQSAMANNGTTRLPSSPPVPGILKGRVKHEHQF, from the exons ATGGTCTCCGGCATGTCCCACCGCCCCGACGACGACGCCTCCGGCGTCCCGCACCAGCCGTCCGGTGCGGGGACGCccctcgccacgccgccgccctcGCACTCCGCCTCCACCAGCGGCGGGAGCGCCGGCTCCCCGTCCCGCAGCGACCACAACGGCCCCTCCTCCACCGTCGCCGGCACGGACCCGCTGCCCGCTGCCGCGGCCGCGACGGCGTACACCCCCGCCAGCGACGGCACCACCTCCCTCCGCCTCAACAACCTCGACATCAACGGCGACGACGCGCCCTCCTCGCAGCCTCCCGTCAG CatcatcaagaagaagaagaggagagcggCATCGATTGGTCCTGATAAAGGTGGCCGGGGACTGCGACAGTTCAGTATGAAAG TTTGCGAGAAAGTTGAAAGCAAAGGCAGAACAACATATAATGAG GTTGCAGATGAACTTGTTGCTGAGTTCTCAGATCCCAATAACAACATTGAAGCGCCAGATCCTGATAACCCCAATGCA CAACAATATGATGAGAAAAATATACGAAGAAGGGTTTATGACGCACTGAATGTTCTAATGGCTATGGAGATTATATCTAAAGATAAGAAGCAAATACAATGGAAAGGCTTGCCTCGGACTAGTGTAAATGATATTGAAGAATTGCAG ACGGAGCTCGTTGGACTGAAAGGTAGGATTGAGAAGAAAAGTGCTTACTTGCAAGAGCTACAAGACCAA TATCTAGGTATGCAAAACTTAGTACTCCGAAATGAGGAGCTGTATGGTTCAGGAACCACTCCTTCGGGTGGAGTGGCCTTGCCATTCATACTTATCCAG ACTCGGCCCCATGCAATGGTGGAAGTTGAGATATCAGAAGATATGCAACTGGTGCATTTTGACTTTAATAG CACTCCATTTGAGTTGCATGACGACTCATATGTGATAAAAGCACTGAACTCCAGTGGGAAAGAACAGAATCATGTTACTCCAGAGCCAAGATCAAATGGTTGCGAGGGCTCAAGCATGCCAGATATTTATCGAAATCATGTACAACAATCTGCAATGGCAAATAACGGTACAACCAGATTACCAAGCTCTCCCCCTGTTCCAGGCATACTGAAAGGGCGAGTGAAGCATGAGCATCAGTTCTAG